Proteins from one Cryptomeria japonica chromosome 4, Sugi_1.0, whole genome shotgun sequence genomic window:
- the LOC131075420 gene encoding eukaryotic translation initiation factor 3 subunit F isoform X2 produces MAAGQTVLQIPSASTGLTAKLHPTVLFNICDSYVRRNDQAERVIGTLLGSVSSDGTVDIRNSYCVPHNESSDQVAVDIDYHRNMYELHQRVNPKEVIVGWYSTGSGVSGSSALIQDFYAREVTNPVHLTVDTRFENIEASIRAYVSTILSLGDRQLAAQFHEIPLDLRMVEAERVGFDVLKKTIVDKLPNDLEGLEATMERLLALIEDVFKYVDDVVRGQIAPENNVGRYLMDTMAAIPKMSSDAFDKLFNDSIQDLLLVIYLAGLTKSQLTLAEKLNTAAQIL; encoded by the exons ATGGCAGCTGGGCAAACGGTTTTGCAGATACCATCAGCCTCAACAGGTTTAACTGCCAAGCTTCATCCAACAGTTCTGTTTAACATTTGTGATTCATATGTTCGCCGGAACGACCAGGCGGAGCGTGTTATTGGCACTCTTTTGGGCTCTGTTTCTTCCGATGGAACTGTTGATATTCGCAATTCATACTGCGTCCCTCACAATGAATCTTCTGACCAG GTTGCAGTGGATATTGATTACCATCGTAATATGTATGAGTTGCATCAGCGAGTGAATCCCAAAGAAGTTATTGTTGGATG GTATTCTACAGGTTCAGGAGTAAGTGGTAGCAGTGCTTTGATTCAGGATTTCTATGCAAGGGAAGTGACAAATCCAGTCCATTTGACTGTGGATACAAGATTTGAAAACATTGAAGCTAGCATCAGAGCCTACGTTTCAACCATTTTATCTCTTGGAGACCGACAGCTAGCAGCACAATTTCATGAAATTCCTCTGGATCTTCGAATGGTTGAAGCTGAACGAGTTGGGT ttgatgtgttgaagaaaacaATTGTGGACAAGCTTCCAAATGATCTGGAAGGGCTGGAGGCTACCATGGAGAGGTTGCTTGCTCTAATAGAGGATGTCTTCAAGTATGTTGATGATGTAGTG CGAGGTCAAATTGCTCCTGAAAATAATGTTGGGAGATATCTTATGGACACAATGGCTGCTATACCAAAGATGTCATCAGATGCATTTGACAAACTATTTAATGACAGCATACAG GATCTGCTTCTAGTGATCTACTTAGCTGGCCTCACAAAATCCCAACTCACTCTTGCAGAGAAACTGAACACAGCTGCACAGATACTATGA
- the LOC131075420 gene encoding eukaryotic translation initiation factor 3 subunit F isoform X1: MNLMMPSFSEDISFKRISSRRAGAMAAGQTVLQIPSASTGLTAKLHPTVLFNICDSYVRRNDQAERVIGTLLGSVSSDGTVDIRNSYCVPHNESSDQVAVDIDYHRNMYELHQRVNPKEVIVGWYSTGSGVSGSSALIQDFYAREVTNPVHLTVDTRFENIEASIRAYVSTILSLGDRQLAAQFHEIPLDLRMVEAERVGFDVLKKTIVDKLPNDLEGLEATMERLLALIEDVFKYVDDVVRGQIAPENNVGRYLMDTMAAIPKMSSDAFDKLFNDSIQDLLLVIYLAGLTKSQLTLAEKLNTAAQIL, translated from the exons ATGAACTTGATGATGCCTA GCTTCAGCGAAGATATTTCTTTCAAACGAATAAGTAGCCGAAGAGCAGGAGCAATGGCAGCTGGGCAAACGGTTTTGCAGATACCATCAGCCTCAACAGGTTTAACTGCCAAGCTTCATCCAACAGTTCTGTTTAACATTTGTGATTCATATGTTCGCCGGAACGACCAGGCGGAGCGTGTTATTGGCACTCTTTTGGGCTCTGTTTCTTCCGATGGAACTGTTGATATTCGCAATTCATACTGCGTCCCTCACAATGAATCTTCTGACCAG GTTGCAGTGGATATTGATTACCATCGTAATATGTATGAGTTGCATCAGCGAGTGAATCCCAAAGAAGTTATTGTTGGATG GTATTCTACAGGTTCAGGAGTAAGTGGTAGCAGTGCTTTGATTCAGGATTTCTATGCAAGGGAAGTGACAAATCCAGTCCATTTGACTGTGGATACAAGATTTGAAAACATTGAAGCTAGCATCAGAGCCTACGTTTCAACCATTTTATCTCTTGGAGACCGACAGCTAGCAGCACAATTTCATGAAATTCCTCTGGATCTTCGAATGGTTGAAGCTGAACGAGTTGGGT ttgatgtgttgaagaaaacaATTGTGGACAAGCTTCCAAATGATCTGGAAGGGCTGGAGGCTACCATGGAGAGGTTGCTTGCTCTAATAGAGGATGTCTTCAAGTATGTTGATGATGTAGTG CGAGGTCAAATTGCTCCTGAAAATAATGTTGGGAGATATCTTATGGACACAATGGCTGCTATACCAAAGATGTCATCAGATGCATTTGACAAACTATTTAATGACAGCATACAG GATCTGCTTCTAGTGATCTACTTAGCTGGCCTCACAAAATCCCAACTCACTCTTGCAGAGAAACTGAACACAGCTGCACAGATACTATGA